The genomic DNA GCTTACGGAGCTGTGACAGAGGCTTAGACtcaacatcagcaccagtctGATATAACTCGTCGGTAGACGCCTCCAAAGTTTCGTCAATATCTTTGGCAGTAAAGTTGTTACTAGCTTGTGCTGCGGCCGCTGCAGCTCTTGCCCTTTTGCGCTGCTTTTTAGACAACTGAGCTGTTGGATCTGATTGTAGAGTAACAGGAGGTGGTTGTTTCTTACCCCTGCCATCTCCACCCGAGTTGTCGCCTGATCCAAGACCACCGCCACTTTTAGAGGATTCTCCAGAGGCCATTTCAGCTTTCCtgctaccaccacctctCGTGGATAGAGGTGTCTCTGATGCATTAATGGTATCAACTGGCTCGACACTGTAGGCAGCATTCTGACTCTCATCTGTCCTcactttctttttcaaagatATGAGATCAATTGCATCGTAGTCAGTTTCGTTGCTAGTCGACTCTTGCTCTTTTTGATACcgctcttcttcctctcGTAAATTACGCAAGCTGCTTTCGTTACTGATATTATACTTTAACCATATTGCACTGCGTCCTTTACCTCCAGTTCGCGGATGATACTTGAATTCATGATAAGTCACCTGCGGCTTTTTACAAGACCAGACACTTTCAAATATGGGATCAGGCATGCTATGACTTGCATGCGGTTTGTGATTCAACAAGGGATGCCAGTTTGATGTATGCCACCAGCCATAGGCCCTTGATGATGAGGGAACTGATAGTTTTACAGCTTTCATCCATTTTGGAATCATATTCAAAGCAGCTGTAGGACTTGAAACTTTGAACAAGGACCTATTGAAGTACGGCCATGATGAACGTGAACTCTCTGATTCCGGATCAGAGGAATAACCAGATTTCGAACCCGAATTCACAGGATTGCCACTATCCCCACCAATACGCCATTTATGCCCAATGCCTCCAAGCAGATggatatcatcaaaagcAGATCTACCAATACGGTTTAACTTCAATGGCCGAGGTCTAACACCTCGATAAGGCTGTTTAACCATTATGAGATGATTCAACCACAATTATTAGCACAATTGATCCGCAGTACTAGGCCAACAGTAGATTTTCAAACaatataaagaaaagatttcaaaataatGTTTAACAAGAAAGCAAGCTTGTGCCTTGCCACAACTCAAAAATCCAAACGGGTACCTCTTATCAGTGAACAAGAAGTACAAGCAAAATATAATCTTTGTCGATCTATTAAGTTTCAGAAACCTTCCAGGTCAACAAAGAATAAATGAAAACTATGCCAACTCGATAATTGATTTCAAATAATCAACAATTTGTCAAGACGTTAAGTTACCAATTAGTAACGGAAAATGTGgagtatatatattagcCTTATCTTCTAATCGATAAGGCAACAACTTTCATTATATGCCTCTATTGGGTATTATACCCTAAATTGTCTCGTCATAACTGCAAGTCCGACATCCGATGATCAGTTTCTTACGAGAATACTGCTGGAATGGAAAGTCTGATAAGAGATTTAGAAACTATAAATACTGTCAATTGCTGAATCGAaggtttattatttgtcaGATTTAGTGTTGATACGAGAGGAAAGAAGGTATACCACTCACTGAGAGGGGGTGGGAAGATCTGTAGTGCAAAATTTCAGAACTAAGACTTTTCATAGGGGCGTATTTGCGATGGAGTTGATATTAAATACTCTTTGGGTTCTAATTAGAAGTTCTGAAAAAATTCTGAGTAAATCTAGTTCATGGAGTTCTTTTATAAATAGACAAAGCTTGCACTTCGAACACGTTCACTTTGGTGACATGCGACTCGTTCTGTGCACGTCGTCGTCCCTGCATTATCTCTCTGCAGGAACGTCAAGGATGTGACAGGCAGTAAATAAACAGGTTAGTATACCTGAGAGCTCTAGTACAATTTCttttgttattattttagTCAGTATCAATTAATTGTCAGTCACCTCGCCATGCTTTGCTAATTTACTACTACACGAGCTGTTACGCTGCAATGTCAGAAGGGATCTTTATAGTCTAGTCCATCTTTCTCCATAAAAATTGCCGAACGTGAACAAACAGGTTATACCAATATTTAGTTTAAAGACTCAACGAGATACTAGCAGGAGTATATTTCTGCAAGCTATAGATGTGGCTTGGATAGCTCTGTCACTTTCGACTTGTCGCATCTGACTAGTCGATCAGTGAACTAGTATTTAAATCCCGGATCCCCTGTCAACCTTTTAAACACACACCTTTCgacttttttgaaaatagaTTTTATTCCAAATATTTTGAGTAAGATGTGACGATGTCTCTATATCTTCATAAATACTAACACTCACACTAGACAAAAGACAAATGAACGCACAGCTTAGCAGGTACACAGCAGGAAACCAAGCTGGCCAGGGTACGAATTCTCAGACTGGTCAGACCGGTCAGGGCCAAAATAACGGCCATCAAGGCAAGATGATATCTACCGGGGGTAATGTCAACACATCCAATCAATACTCGAGCACCAACTTCTATAATTCTCTTACCCCAAAAAGTTCCTTTGACTCAATTGGCTCTCTGCATTCACTGGGGTCTAATGTGAGCTCAGTTCCTGTGGGGCTTGCTAGCAACCCCTGGGTTTCGGGGTCCTTTGGTAGTTTCAGtattcctcctcctcttcctccaTCTTCGGGTCGTTCAGAAAATTCAAACTCCTATCATGACTCCTTCAACTTCGCTCCTGCCGACTTGAGTTTTGTAAATGATATCGACCCTCCTAATGAGTACtcatcttcaccttcaCTAAACCTTAGCAACGCTCAAAAGCAACCATTTAAAACTTTGAACAACAAACCTCGTGGTAATCATAACAACAATTCTCTTGGCAATAGTCAATTCAGTAACGCCAGTACGCATCAGCTACACCTTGATCCTGTCATAGAGAACGAGTTCAGAAACATGGCAAAGTCGCTGGAAGAGAAGGAAGCTCTGATTTCTGATTTAAAATTGCAGTTGGAGTCATTAGTGACTGCAGTGGCAGTATGTGGTAGTGTGAATGATAAAGCTGTCCAGGAGGTAATTTcagaaatgaaaatggatGCCACTGAAATTGCACACAGAATCACTATTCGCCTTAAAACGTTAAAAAGCGAGAACGAGCAACTTGGGGTAAGCAATATTATCATACGCTTCACGGTTTGCTAACCCATCACTAACCCATAATAGTCATTGCTGGCTCAAGGCAGAGCCGCAAAATTGGAAGTAGAACTCAGTCTGTGCCGTCGTAATAACGAAAGTTTGgctgttgaaaatgaaatgcTTAAATCCAAACTGCAAAGTAAGTACTGacaatcaatcaatttcGGCATTCGATTTTTACTAACACACACTAACATACAGAGTTGGAAAATCCCGATCAACGTGTCTAAGTAGTAATCTCTTCGTCTCATACCAtacttttttattaatCCAGACATAGCATTGCCAGTTGAAGTCAAGTATATTTTGTAGGTAATATCAATGCTTTATTTTGTTATGAAACGTGTCTTCAACAGGGACACTATTAGTATCTTGAATCCACTCAGATTGTTGGacaatatcagcaagaAGTTTTACATGGGTGTCATCATCCTGTGGAAGTGTTGGACTCAGTAACTCCATACGGGAtgactgatgatgattcaACCGTGGAACCGATGATCTTTGATAACTGGTGTACTTGCTATTCTGTTGTTTTGTAACCATGTCATTGGCATCTTGACCCTCATCCTCTGCATCTCCAGTATCGTTTTCATCCTGGACAGATCCACCAATTGAAAAACTATTCTTGGTCCATGCTAGTAGTCGTAATATCTCGTTACTATCGGGCTTTTCTATAATGCTTACACCCATGATAGACGATTCGAACTGACTACTCAGGTCTATAATCTTAGGCTCGAGTTGACTATCGTAGCTCCATAGTCCAATGGATTTGCTGTCCAATGGAGTTATTAACAACAGAGGTGTCATGCTTTCAGATTTCCAGGTGATCGATTTGATAGTATAAGAATGGGAAATAATTGCTAACAAATCAGGAGATTGGGGATTAGCAATAGACCAAATCCATACCAAATTAGGATATGAATGGACTCTAGTCGCCAGTAGCTGACCGTTGTCAGATATATCCATGGAAATGACGCCGCTAATAATGTTACGCTCATGTTCATTCATCTTTGAATTACTAGTATTAGCGCCGCTATTAGTGAAAATAAATGGCAATCTCACCATTCTATATTCGAATTGATGAGAATCTGGTGAGAGGTATTCTTCCCATAGACAGCAATTTTTGTAAACAGACCCATGAATAAGTATACTGGTGGGCTGACAagttttgatatcaaacaGTGATACGCGGTTTTCACTGTCGCCGACTAGCAACAGCTCAAGATCACGCACGCCAGGATCACTAAAAACATTGACCCACTCTAGACAAGTAGGGAATGCAGCCGATGGAGTGTCTCTCAGCATATCTTCCTTACGTCGAGAAGAAGGTGTCGTATTCACATTTGGCGAGATAAACCCTGGGATATCGTGAAACGTCCGGACAAAAGTACCATCAGCAGCCCATAGATGCACATCATACCCAGCTATAGGGTTATCTATGGCTGCCAGCCAAAGACCGCTAGGTGACCACTTCAAGTCCACTATATCAAGAGCCTCTGAGAGTGGAGTCACCAACTCATTGTCAGCAACAGTTGCATTTATCCGGCAATTATACAGCACGTCATATGTGGTGAACCTAGACACAACCGAAAATCGATTACTGAGACCATCCATGCTCAGATTAGGGGTCTCGCTAACCAATCTGGCGAATTTGGGGCTTCGAatttccatttccacaCCATTGGATGACCAGATCTTCACATCCAAATGGAACCTCGTGAACACAGCTAAACGCACAATCTGCCCAATGTTATTAGGAGTATCTGCTGAGAGCCATTGAACATTGGCAATCTCGTCTTTCCCCGATAAAATCACAGAATGACCAGCCAGATTATCCGGTGCCATTGACTCTCCAGCAGTAGAATGCTTTTTAATAGAAAACGTGCGGATTTCATTCCTAGTAGCAACGGCCACACGCTGTTCAGGACTATGTTTCAAACATCCGTCCCATCGAAtaagaaatatattctgGGCAAACTCGCGAGGCAATTGAATTACATTCTTAGTTGCCAGAGTATCTGTGAACCTGATAACCAGCCTCGACCCATACACGTAAGCCACGTACTCTCCAGACGCCGAAAGCTGCGGAGAACACCGATTGAACGAGAAATTCGAGGCAAACTCGAGGCCCTCCATCCTACTGCAGATTCAGGGGAACTCCAGAACCTCGACTGTTTATTTAACGCGTTACATGCAGCCGTGCTTATTTCACTTCTGAAGTGAAGTGGGCGAAAACGGAAACTGTTAACACCTATATCCGGATTCAGGGTCATagcctccggcagctggggctccgccccagaccccgctgttcctctcgctgcgctcgagtcgattcaTCAGCCATCCCAGGACTTCTTCGAAGTAGTAGAAAGAGAATGTGGGGCTGAGTACAGGGTACAGGTTCCCAGTTTCAAGAGACATGAAATTTAGAGTAGGAAGTAacgaaataataatttacaGAGACATATTACAGAGTCTAGGCGTCAATTTTCGCCTTTTTGTGGGAGTTGGCTTCACGTCTGGTACGCACAGCTTCTGCCAAGTTTTTAAGGGTTTTGTAGGTGGTTTCCCAGTCGATGCAAGCATCGGTGATGGAAACACCGTATTTTAGGGCGTCCTTACCACCTTCCTCGGCGGGGGGGACGTTTTGACGACCAGCATTGATGTTGGATTCAATCATGACACCACAGATACCGGTCTCGCCATTACGGATCTGTTCAGCTACAGCCTCGGCAACAATAGGCTGATTATTGTGATTTTTAGACGAGTTTCCGTGCGAACAGTCGATCATGATTCTGGGGCCGGGCCTTGAATCGGTAACAAGACCAGCTTTTTCTAGCTTCtctttagcagcagccactgaAGCGGCATCAAAGTTCGTGCCGTTCTTACCACCACGGAGAATGACGAAGCTATCGTCATTACCGTCAGTTCCAACAATGGCCACAACACCAGGCTTAGTAACTGAGAGGAAGTGGTGTGGGTTGGCAGCTGCACgtacagcatcaacagcaacatcgAGTCCACCATCAGTACCATTTTTGAATCCAATAGGAAAAGAGAGACCGGAAGCAAGCTCACGATGTAACTGAGACTCAGTAGTACGAGCACCAATTGCACCAACAGAGAAAAGATCTGACAAGAATTGAGGCGAAATAGTATCCAGCATCTCACCAGCAATTGGAAGCTGTTCAGTCAACTTAACAAACAATTCTCTGGAAATTCTTAAACCCTTATTGATCTGGAATGATCCATCGATATCAGGATCATTAATAAGACCCTTCCAACCAACAGTAGTACGAGGCTTTTCTAAGTAAGCTCTCATAACAATATGTAAATCAGAAGATAGCTCAGGAACTACAGAAGCAAGTTTCTGACAATACTCAAGGGCTGCTTTGGGATCGTGAATCGAACATGgtccaacaacaaccaacaGACGGTCATCTTTACCATCTAAAATTTTGCACGTATCTTCTCTTCCCTTaacaatattttctttCGATTTAGTAGTCAGTGGAATAtcatgttgaagaagatcagGTGAAACCAGTGGGTTATATCCCCTGATTCTCCAGTCTTCCAGCCGACTACGGTCACCCAAATGGGTATTATCGAGGAACATTCTAGGTGAAGACTAGATCCGTTAGTATATGTCTAATATTTTTACTAAGCCCTGTCAAATAGATACAGATCAATCTATTGACTGCCACTCATCCAACATcgaaaaataataacaaaCTTCTATCCTAAAGAAAGATCGAGTCCAAGACAGTAGATACAGTCATCAGACCATAGATTATGAAGTTGGATATTTAGGAATTATTAAACATCCATCTGTCTAGCTATCTATCTTAATGCCTTCCAAATTCAGTCACAGAGTCCAATTCCTCTAATCATTGCTAGAAGTACCACATTCCACTTACCGTCATTGTTATTGCCAAATCCTGTATTATGTCTGACGAGTGATCTGATGTATTAAGTGAGAACTGAACTATCGAACCAGGACGattattttgaaagaatgtcacaaaaataaactaaGAGAGATTCTAATTCCTGTTGAAAATGACCTCTGATCTCACTGTTAAAACTAAGTTTgaagtataaatatttgaaaaattcccTAAAGAGTCATTCAAATAGCAAATGCAGGTCAGCCAGCTTTCTATTATAATCCCTTATTTTCTATTGAACTTGGGGACCGAGTCAATCACTGAAATTTCATGCACGTGTGGGTCAAGGGTCTCCTGTATCAGGAAGTTTTCAAAGTTTTCTAAGTCAGGGCCCCAAACGTAAAAATGGTATGATACTCACTCGAGACACTTGGCAGCCGTCTATTTCTACCTGAAGCAGACCTGAACGAGTAACAAATACAGTCGTACTCTCTCAAGTCCAAATAAATTTAACCCACTTCTCCACAAAAAATGGATATTCCAGCCGTTCTGCCGATGCTGTCACACTGAAACACCAAAAAAAGCGGGGAGGGAGCACTGAAGTGGGGCAAGAGGGGCTCTAGAGGGGAAAGCTGCCCCTCCAGCATGCACGGAACAATTTCATATGCATCGTCACTATCCGACCGGATCAATTGCCAGCCGACACTTGGAAAGGGGAAGagttgcctccggcggctggggctccgccccagaccctgtggctcctgcttcgcaggaggttCGTggacggaacgactcgagcgcagcgagaggagcagcggggtctggggcggagccccagccgccggaggcagaccgtCACCCGGCGAGTGAGTCAATTGAGAGGAGAAGCAATTCTCGATTTGCCTGTCTTTGGGAATAGTTTTgggaatttttttgaaaatataaatttGAAATTAATTTGGTGGAAGATTTTGCATGTAAAAGAGAGATGATCGGCGGTCTGGATATTGCAGGGCGATCTGTTTTCGAAATTACGCGAGAGTGCCAGACAGAATTGAGTGTGGTTAAAAGGTGGTTTTCTGATAGAAAATTCTTGAAAAAATTTCCTCGAACTGGTTGCCAAGCTGTGGTTATAGTCTTGATAGTCTTGGCTTGATATCTTGTCAATTGGCATGTCGAGTTCACAGAGTCGAAGCGTGCCACTGGTGAACAGATCACCTGCCAAACGGCCAGTTTCCTCTACTCCACGATCCCCTCTGGCTTCACCCAATAAATCACCGTCAAAATCGAGGAGTGGGAGGCTGAGTCGTGCCGTCAGTAGATTATCAGTTTCAGATTCGATAGATATCTTCGAATCACCATCAGTACTTCTGGAAATCAGTCAGACTGTTGTCAAAGCAGGGTTCCCTGGTGATGCGGTTCCTCAGGTCACTTATCATACAGATATCCCTCTTTGGAATAGACCTGATGATGAATCGGCAGATATCCCTCCCGTTCGcttgtatttattaaatgTGCTACAAGAGATTCTCATCCAGTCGCTGCTGGTAACTCCAAAAAGTATCTCTGTGTTTGTCCTTGAAAGCCCTCTAATATCCAATACGTTTAAACAACTAATTGGACAAGTccttcttctggatctaCAAGTCAAATCAGTCACTTTTCAACCTTTGGCTGTAAATGCAGTAGTAGGTGCTGGTGCGTCATGTGGACTAGTGATAGATCTTGGATGGGACGAAGCAGCCATGATCCCTGTTTATGATTTAAGAGAATTGTCCAGTAAGGCCCGTTTCACCACCCGGTCCACTAAAAAGCTGTTTCATAAGTACAGAGACACTGCATTGGCAGAATCTAAACCATTCACGACTTGGCGTGAGTTCCGGCATCAAACATTAGCATCGACATTTTCCACGAGTGAAATAACGGAATTGGCACAAGAACTCTTCATAAAACAGAACGAGCCTTACCCCGATGATGACAACTTATCATTACCCCTAGTGATTTCGAAATTAATAGGCAGCCTCGACGCCAACCTTCGTGGGCCATGCTCAGAAAACATAGTCTTCACTGGAGGGCTGCAACTCCCCCCTGAAATTTACATCTCAATCATCAACGAAGTACAGACGTCCTGGCCCAAAGCGAGACTAATCCACAGCATCGGAAGCTGGGCTGGCGCCAGCGCATATTTATCCTCCATCATAGCGTATCACTCGCAACTTCACTAAAATCACGATCTGAtcggtctgcctccggcggctggggcgttgccccagaccccactgtGCTCGCTGCTCGAGCAGCCTAGTTGCCCAAGGCTCgattcgagcgaagcgagaagagcaacggggtctggggcagcgccccagccgccggaggcaggtcgGCGACAGAAGGAGAGGAGTCGTCTAAAactgtttctttttgagcTATGAGCTTTATATAAATTACATTTCCTCATCGGAGTCACCGCCATTTTCAGCAGCGTCGGCACCggcttcgtcgtcgtcctcctcttcatcgtcttcgGTGACACCAACAATGACTTCCTTAGCAGACTCTTTGCGAAGGGTCGAGACCTGCTTTCCAAAACTGCCACGGACGGTTCTGTTTGAGAGAGTGTCCCATACTCTGACAATACCCTGGCTACCAGCAGCCACCACGTGGCCAACAGCCTCCTTATCAGGGGCAAAGCCAACAGAGAAGACCTTGCCAATGTCCAAATCACGGGAAAGAATGAGAGAAGGTCCACTGGCAGGCGATAGGTTCCACAGTTTGGTGCTTTTGTCGGTAGATGCAGTGACCATGTATCCATCAATGAACTTATTGACGTCGAAACTGGTGATACCATCATCGTGAGCTTGAAGAGTCCACAGACTTTTGCCTTCTTGACGAGCGTCAAACTTGTGAATGCGACCGTGTTCTGTAGAGATATAAAACTCGTTACCATTGCTGGCCCAGAGGCCTCCCTCAATATCACCGTCGACCTTCCATTTACGCTGGCCCTCGGATCCACTGACTCTTAAATCAGAAACAATAGCAGTGGCATCGTAACCACCAGACAACAAAATCGAGCCCTCAACAGGGTTAAATGCAACAGTACTGACTTTATTGTCATGGAATTGGAAACTTTTAGCACACACTCCATTGTTCAGATCCCACAGCTTTACAGTGGTAtcagcagaaccagatgCTAACAAGTTTCTATGAAGTTTGTTTGCTGACAAGGACAgaacagcatcaacatgGTACTGGTCGTTTCTCAGCTTGGAgttgatcttcttctgcttctttttAGATTTCTTACTAGGGCCAACCGACAAATGGTCATTGGCATTGTCTGGACGTTGACCAAGAATAAGGTCTGGGTAAGCGCTGTCAACAACATCTAAATTCCAAACCTCAATTTCTGGCTCGAAAGTACCGATAGCAGCGAAATTACCAACTCTATCAGGACCAGATGCCTGTACTTTGTTACCAGCCTGGTAACCAATCCACTCTACACAAAGAGGGAACGAGGGAAGCATCAGGTCATGGTGAACATATAAAGTAGGTTCGTCAATAGCATCTTCCTCGTCATTTTTGGACTCAGAGTTCTCGTTATAAACATAAACTTCCAAGTAACTGATATCGTCTTCAGTTTTGGTAGCTAAGATAAGATTGTCAGAGGGCAGGATTTGTAgttcttctctctcttcgtcttcatcctcaGCATTAGGAAGAGTAATATAAGGATCCTTTTCACCGGGTTCGTAGTATGCAAGAGATTGAACACCATTGAACATTCCCATTTTCTCACCCTCTccttcgtcttcgtcgttATCGTAATTTTCCAGATCATACTCTTTCAAGTCGTCGTCCTCTTCGACCTCAGCATCACCATCTTCATTGCTAGCATTAAATTTCACACTCTTCTTTTCAGATTTAACAGCGACATCAACATtttcatcagcagcctcagtcacttcagcatcagcatcagcattgACATCAGCACCCTCGGCCTCTGCCTCCTCAAGAGCCTCCTGAGCGTCTTTCAACTGTAGCTTGGCCAAGTGGGATATCCGCtcgacttcttcgtcattTAAATCGTACTTGACAGGAAACTCTGCTGCAAAGCCCCTTGGGACCCAACTCGTAGCAGaaatcatttttttttcaagtttTCTTTAATCTTTTATCCACCGTTTAAACTATTAAACTTGGATATCAGAATTGATATACAGCAGACGTGAAGTTTCAGTGAtctgcaaaaaaaaatatcatttatCGGAACCCTGACCGCTATCATTTTCTGTGCCATTGTCATGTGACTGAACTCTTAATATACCTGGTCCTAATAAATCAATATTAATTCCTTGCTCTTATTCTGAAGGAAACTTTTAGCAGTTACATATTGACTTGAGCTGTTGGTGCTTCTTAAAGCAGAACACAGCTAGGGTCTATATCAGATAGCTCCCCCTGGAGTATCGAGGTACGGGGGTTAGTGGTGAACTGGTTCATAAAAGAGAACTGACCTAGGGCGCAACAGCGTTGTTTGAGCTTCCCTGAATAGTGTCTCCAGACCCTCGAATTCAACTAGTATTTCCTGGTCCAGTTCATATAATGAGCACTGCCAGATGAATCGACCAAAATTAAGTCTCCGCCTGGTCTCGTTCCAAGTATTATTTCCATCCCGTTGTTGGCTGGACTCTGCAGGTGTACAGACTAAGGGTGCAAATGATTGTATCCCCTGTTTATGGCATTTGAATCCATGAGTAAGTGAAGTACAAGTGAAATTATATAATTCTCGTTTGTTTCTTATTGACAGATATATAAGTAATCATATTTTCACCAGTTTTAATCTGCCGAATAAGTGGCATATGTGTTGAGCCTTCAccttttcattttctatGCTGAtaccattgctgctggattcCTTTAGATTCAAGCTTCGTGAACAGTCCCAAGGCCTGACTCGATtgaagcgagaggagcagcggcGTCTGGAgtggagccccagccgccgaaggCATCTAACTGTTCCATGACTCTATCACCATATTAGCTCATGACAGTAATACAAT from Sugiyamaella lignohabitans strain CBS 10342 chromosome D, complete sequence includes the following:
- the PWP1 gene encoding Pwp1p (Protein with WD-40 repeats involved in rRNA processing; associates with trans-acting ribosome biogenesis factors; similar to beta-transducin superfamily; GO_component: GO:0005737 - cytoplasm [Evidence IDA] [PMID 14562095]; GO_component: GO:0005730 - nucleolus [Evidence IDA] [PMID 14562095]; GO_component: GO:0005730 - nucleolus [Evidence IPI] [PMID 15588312]; GO_component: GO:0005634 - nucleus [Evidence IDA] [PMID 14562095]; GO_function: GO:0003674 - molecular_function [Evidence ND]; GO_process: GO:0006364 - rRNA processing [Evidence IMP,ISS] [PMID 15588312]), with the protein product MISATSWVPRGFAAEFPVKYDLNDEEVERISHLAKLQLKDAQEALEEAEAEGADVNADADAEVTEAADENVDVAVKSEKKSVKFNASNEDGDAEVEEDDDLKEYDLENYDNDEDEGEGEKMGMFNGVQSLAYYEPGEKDPYITLPNAEDEDEEREELQILPSDNLILATKTEDDISYLEVYVYNENSESKNDEEDAIDEPTLYVHHDLMLPSFPLCVEWIGYQAGNKVQASGPDRVGNFAAIGTFEPEIEVWNLDVVDSAYPDLILGQRPDNANDHLSVGPSKKSKKKQKKINSKLRNDQYHVDAVLSLSANKLHRNLLASGSADTTVKLWDLNNGVCAKSFQFHDNKVSTVAFNPVEGSILLSGGYDATAIVSDLRVSGSEGQRKWKVDGDIEGGLWASNGNEFYISTEHGRIHKFDARQEGKSLWTLQAHDDGITSFDVNKFIDGYMVTASTDKSTKLWNLSPASGPSLILSRDLDIGKVFSVGFAPDKEAVGHVVAAGSQGIVRVWDTLSNRTVRGSFGKQVSTLRKESAKEVIVGVTEDDEEEDDDEAGADAAENGGDSDEEM